One Streptomyces dangxiongensis genomic window, CCGGCCCGCCTGGCCCGGCCCCCCGTCGCTCCCCACGCATGCCGCGCACCCCACCGGGTACGCGAGGCGGAGCACGCTCGGGCACCGGCCTGCCCGGCTGGCCCGTACCACCGCCGACCTGGGGATTCGCCATGGAGACACCCGCACACGACGACCTGCCGACGCCGACGCCGGCCCAGCGGGCACTGGACGCGCTCGCCGTGAACGCCGAGGACCAGACCGCCCTGGACACCCTCGCCCAGAGTGAGGTGCTGGTCCCGGTACCGGACGACGCGGTCAACGGGGAGGGCGCCGACGCCTCGACGGTGGCGCTGCCCGTCCTCGAGCAGCCCGGGGGCGACCCGATCGTCCCGGTGTTCACCTCGGAGGGCGAGATGGCCGAGCTGCTGCCGTTCGTGTCGCGCTACCGCCTGATCCCGCTCGGCGCACTCGCCTCGCAGTGGCCCGAGGAGGACCTCTCCCTCGCGATCGACGGCAGCTCCGCCCACGGGCTGACCCTCACCTCGCAGGGCGTCCGCACCCTGCTCGTCCGCTGAGCCCGCGCCCGGGTTCCCCGGGAGGGGGCGCGGGTACGCCCCGTCACCGGACGAGGTGCCGTGGAGCGGCCGCCGGCGTCGTACCGCCCGCAGCGGTGCGAAGATCCCGGCGGGCGGGGCTCAGCCGGCGCTCGGAACCTCCTGCTCGGCCAGCATGCGCCGCAGCGCGGCCCGCTGGAGCGGTAGCACCTCGGCGTGCAGCGCGCGGCCCCTGGGGGTGAGCGCGACCCACACCCCACGCCGGTCCTCCGCGCACACCGAGCGTTCCACCAGACCGTCCTTCTCCAGCCGCCCGATCAGCCGGGACAGCGCGCTCTGGCTGAGATGGACCCGGCCCACCAGGTTCTGCACCCGGCACTGGTCGCCCGCTCCGGTCGACTCGGCGGCGAGGATGTCCAGCACCTCGAAGTCGCTGGCGCCCAGACCGTGGGGATGCAGGGAGCGGTCGATCTCGCACATCGTGCGCGCGTGCACCGTGAGGATGTCCCGCCAGCGTTCCTCGAGCCGGGTCTCGGCCGTCTTGACTGCCATACCGGCACCGTAGCACCGATCCGGCCAATTGTTGAGTATGCAACTAACGGTCCGGAGCGGGCGGTCGTGGGCCTCAGGCGGCCGGGTCCTGGAGGAGTCCCACCAGGTTGCCGTCGCTGTCCCGCACGGAGGCGATCAGCCGGCCGCCGCCGACGTCCTGCGCGTCCTGGAGCAGTTCCGCGCCGGCGTCCACCAGAGCAGCGAGGCGCTTGTCGAGGTCGGTGACGTGCCAGTACGGCACCGGCCCGGTCATCCCCTTCGCGTGCCCGTTCGGGTCCAGGCCGACGTCCTGCCCGGCGGCCTTGTAACCGACGTAGTAGGGCTCGTCGGCGTACGGCTCGACGCCCAGCAGCGCGGAGAACAGGGCCTTGGCCCGGTCCAGGTCCCGCACGGGGTAGATGATCGTCTGGAGACCCGCGGTCATGGGACTCACTCCTTCGGGATGTGTGGTCCGACGGGATCCCGCCGGTGCTCCCAACGTAGGGCCCCGGTGCCCGCCACGGCTTCTCCGATCCTGACCGGTCACCGGCGTGGTGCGGCAGCCGGTCGGTGCGGAGCCCCGGCCTCCGCCCGGATCTGCACGCCGGGCGTCCCGCCCGCGCCCGGTAGGCGGCGCCGGCCGCCGCGGACGCGCGCCCGAGCCGGGCACCGGCCGTCACGTCGAGTCGCGCCGGACCAGCTCCGTCGGCAGGATGACCGCCGCCGGGTCCTCACCGCCTAGCTGCGCGAGCAGCACCCGCACCATCTCGGTACTGATCCGGTCCCACGGCTGCCGGATCGTGGTGAGCGCCGGACTGGCGGCGGTCGCCGCCGGCGAGTCGTCGAAACCGCCGACGGCTACGTCGTCCGGCACCCGCTTCCCGGCCCGGTGCAGGGCCGCCAGCACGCCCTGCGCCATCAGGTCGGAGGCGACGAACACGGCGTCCATGTCCGGCGTCCGCGCCAGCAGCCGCTCCGCGCCCGCCTCACCACTGGCCCGGCTGTAGTCGCCGGAGACGACGAGCCGCTCGTCGGCCGCGATGCCCGCCTCGGCCAGGACCTCCCGGTAACCGGCGAGCCGCTCCACACCGCCGGGGGTGTCCAGCGGGCCGGTGACCACGCCGATCCGGCGGCGGCCCAGCGACAGCAGGTGCCGGACCATGTCCCGGGCACCGTCCCGGTCGTCGGCGGCCACGTAACTCACCTTGGAGCCGAGGCCGATCGGTTTGCCGCAGGCGACCAGCGGAACCCCCGCCTCCCGCAGCTCCTCGGCCACCGGATCACCGGAGTGGCTGGAGACCAGCAGCACCCCGTCGACGTGCCCGGCGGTGATGTACCGCGTGATCCGGCGCCGTTCGTCCTGCGTGCCCGCCAGCATCAGCAGCAGCGGGACGTCGTGCGCGGCCAGCGCCTGCGTGCAACCCCGCAGCAGAACGTTGAAGTTGGGGTCCTCGAAGAACCGCTCCTGCGGCTCGGTCAGCAGGAAGCCGACGGAGTCCGACCGTCCGGTGATCAGGGAACGGGCGTGCCGGTTGACGACGTAACCCGTCCTGCGGATCGCGGCGTCGACCGCTTCCTGGGCCGCGGGGCTGACGTAGTGGCCGCCGTTGAGCACCCGTGAGACGGTGCCGCGCGAGACACCCGCCTCGCGCGCCACGTCGTGGATCGTCGGCGGTCTGCGCCGGCCCCCCGTATGGCTCATGGTCATGACTTTACGGCCCCGGACAGCAGGTCCAGGCTCCAGAACCGCTGAATGACCAGGAAGAGGGCGATCAGCGGGAGGACCGCGAGGAAGGCACCCGTGATCACGAGGGTGTACAGCGCGGGCGTGTTCGAGCCCTGCTCCAGCAGCGTGTACAGCCCCAGCGTGAGCGGGAACTTCTCGTCGTCGCTGAGCATGATGTACGGCAGCAGGAAGTTGTTCCAGATCGCCACGAACTGGAACAGGAACACGGTGACCATGCCGGGGATCATCATCGGCAGGGCGATCCGGGTGAAGATCCGCCACTCGCCCGCCCCGTCCATCCGCCCGGCCTCCACCACGTCGGCCGGCACGGCGCCGGACGCGTAGACACGGGCGAGGTAGACGCCGTACGGGGAGAGGATCTGCGGCAGCAGCACGGACAGGTAGGAGTCCGTGAGGTCGGCCTTCGCCAGCAGCAGGTACTGCGGGATCGCGAGGATCACCGGCGGCATCAGCACGCCCGCGAGCAGGACGTTGAACATCGTCTCGCGGCCCCGGAAACGGTAGGTCGCGAGCGCG contains:
- a CDS encoding MarR family winged helix-turn-helix transcriptional regulator, yielding MAVKTAETRLEERWRDILTVHARTMCEIDRSLHPHGLGASDFEVLDILAAESTGAGDQCRVQNLVGRVHLSQSALSRLIGRLEKDGLVERSVCAEDRRGVWVALTPRGRALHAEVLPLQRAALRRMLAEQEVPSAG
- a CDS encoding carbohydrate ABC transporter permease; the protein is MSTLAVRKAAPAAGTTPGTAQGPPRRRRIALVPTVTLLCGAVYTLLPVAWVVIASTKSGHELFSTFTFLPGTGFAGNLADLNAYRDGVYWTWMGNSALYAGLGALLSAAVSAVSGYALATYRFRGRETMFNVLLAGVLMPPVILAIPQYLLLAKADLTDSYLSVLLPQILSPYGVYLARVYASGAVPADVVEAGRMDGAGEWRIFTRIALPMMIPGMVTVFLFQFVAIWNNFLLPYIMLSDDEKFPLTLGLYTLLEQGSNTPALYTLVITGAFLAVLPLIALFLVIQRFWSLDLLSGAVKS
- a CDS encoding VOC family protein, giving the protein MTAGLQTIIYPVRDLDRAKALFSALLGVEPYADEPYYVGYKAAGQDVGLDPNGHAKGMTGPVPYWHVTDLDKRLAALVDAGAELLQDAQDVGGGRLIASVRDSDGNLVGLLQDPAA
- a CDS encoding SseB family protein, translated to METPAHDDLPTPTPAQRALDALAVNAEDQTALDTLAQSEVLVPVPDDAVNGEGADASTVALPVLEQPGGDPIVPVFTSEGEMAELLPFVSRYRLIPLGALASQWPEEDLSLAIDGSSAHGLTLTSQGVRTLLVR
- a CDS encoding LacI family DNA-binding transcriptional regulator, producing MTMSHTGGRRRPPTIHDVAREAGVSRGTVSRVLNGGHYVSPAAQEAVDAAIRRTGYVVNRHARSLITGRSDSVGFLLTEPQERFFEDPNFNVLLRGCTQALAAHDVPLLLMLAGTQDERRRITRYITAGHVDGVLLVSSHSGDPVAEELREAGVPLVACGKPIGLGSKVSYVAADDRDGARDMVRHLLSLGRRRIGVVTGPLDTPGGVERLAGYREVLAEAGIAADERLVVSGDYSRASGEAGAERLLARTPDMDAVFVASDLMAQGVLAALHRAGKRVPDDVAVGGFDDSPAATAASPALTTIRQPWDRISTEMVRVLLAQLGGEDPAAVILPTELVRRDST